Proteins co-encoded in one Streptomyces sp. NBC_01283 genomic window:
- a CDS encoding DedA family protein: MTTLALGPSWLDPDYLLNTFGVWGLLAIVFAESGLLIGFFLPGDSLLFTTGLLITTKQLDFPLWLCVVLICIAAILGDQAGYLFGKKVGPSLFNRPDSKLFKQENVVKAHEFFEKYGPKSLVLARFVPIVRTFTPIIAGVSGMRYRSFITFNIIGGVLWGAGVTMLGAWLGNVDFVHKNIEAILILIVLISVVPIAIEFLRARSKSKKAAAAEGETPGAAPASRGRHAKR, from the coding sequence GTGACGACGCTTGCGCTCGGACCTAGCTGGCTGGATCCGGATTACCTCCTGAACACGTTCGGGGTCTGGGGTCTGCTCGCGATCGTCTTCGCCGAGTCGGGTCTGCTCATCGGCTTCTTCCTGCCGGGCGACTCGCTGCTGTTCACGACGGGGCTGCTGATCACGACGAAGCAGCTCGACTTCCCGCTCTGGCTCTGCGTCGTCCTCATCTGCATCGCCGCGATCCTCGGCGACCAGGCGGGCTACCTCTTCGGCAAGAAGGTCGGACCCTCCCTCTTCAACCGCCCGGACTCCAAGCTGTTCAAGCAGGAGAACGTGGTCAAGGCCCACGAGTTCTTCGAGAAGTACGGCCCGAAGTCCCTGGTCCTGGCCCGCTTCGTGCCCATCGTGCGGACGTTCACGCCGATCATCGCGGGCGTCAGCGGCATGCGGTACCGCTCGTTCATCACGTTCAACATCATCGGCGGCGTCCTGTGGGGCGCGGGCGTGACGATGCTCGGCGCCTGGCTGGGCAACGTCGACTTCGTGCACAAGAACATCGAGGCGATCCTCATCCTGATCGTCCTGATCTCGGTGGTGCCGATCGCGATCGAGTTCCTGCGGGCGCGCAGCAAGTCCAAGAAGGCCGCCGCGGCCGAGGGCGAGACCCCCGGTGCGGCCCCGGCCTCCCGCGGCCGGCACGCCAAGCGCTAG
- a CDS encoding YbjQ family protein, giving the protein MGIEDFGGGTDPHSDVLVVTTNDVPGYRVQQVIGEVFGLTVRSRHLGSQIGAGLKSMIGGELKGLTKTLVETRNQAMERLIEQARARGANAVLMMRFDVTEAADVGTEVCAYGTAAVIAKEQ; this is encoded by the coding sequence ATGGGTATCGAAGACTTCGGCGGTGGCACCGACCCGCACTCGGACGTACTGGTCGTGACGACGAACGACGTACCGGGCTACCGCGTACAACAGGTTATCGGTGAGGTCTTCGGCCTCACCGTGCGCTCCCGCCACCTGGGCAGCCAGATCGGCGCGGGCCTGAAGTCCATGATCGGCGGCGAGTTGAAGGGCCTCACGAAAACGCTGGTGGAGACCCGCAACCAGGCGATGGAGCGGCTCATCGAGCAGGCACGCGCGCGGGGTGCCAACGCGGTCCTGATGATGCGCTTCGACGTCACCGAGGCCGCGGACGTGGGCACCGAGGTGTGCGCCTACGGCACGGCCGCCGTGATCGCCAAGGAGCAGTGA